In the Rhinopithecus roxellana isolate Shanxi Qingling chromosome 16, ASM756505v1, whole genome shotgun sequence genome, TTTTGGACGCAGGTAACCTGACTGAGAGGTTCCTAGAATCCTGAGTccctgggaggggctgcctcCCCCTCTTCCAGTCAGGATTCTCCAGGCTAGTTACCTTCTCTGTCACCAGGAAttggaatttaaataaataaagggctgAACTTCAGTGGTGATGTTTAACTCTTTTTCCAACTCAGTACAGCCGAGGTACATAATGCACACCTACTAGTAACAGCAGCTCACCGCAGAAGGGATTTTCAGGGGGGAAAGTGGGGCCCGTTGAGATCTCTAGGATCTCTAGGCAGGCATGTGAGTCTGACATGCCCCTTATTAAGAATCATTTGGCCGGAGATTTGTCTATTGGAAATTAGAACTTGCCTATAGAAGGGGTGAGTAGAGACCTTCTCCTCTATATCAGGGGCTTCACAAAGGGACTTTGGTCCTTTCTCAACCAAAAAGAACCAGGCTTCTGATGGCATGGACAGCTGGgcagcatgtgtgcatgtgtgtaagtgtggtggcaggtcccGTCTATGATGTGGGGCAGGGATGGTCCAGGAGAGGATGCTGCCATAGCTCCCAGGGCTTCTCCTTGTGGCAATGCATTCACTGCTTCTGTTGTGAGGGGAATGGTGATTTCAGTGCCATAAAGCTTAGTGACAAATTAAGACGCTGGCGGTGTCCCAACCCCATGAGTCTCAGTGCCAGAggttggtgggggaagggagaaaggagagaggggagaggacgTCACTGTCCTCAAACTGAGCTTCTCTGCTCCATGCTATCCTGGGGGTTTCAGGTGAATGGCTGCGCTGTTGGGGCGAGCAGCCAGGATGTAGAGGACATTCTCTTGCAGGAAGGTAGGCCAGTCCACAAATCTGGAGTGGAAGCAAAGAACAGGGTCATGAGGCTGGTTTGAAGACACGTGAGCCCTGATCCTGGGGCAACATGGCTTGGGCTACACAAAAGTCAGGGAAGCTTGGCTCATGCCTGACCTGGTTATGGCTGGCTGTGCTACCAAGCCAACAGACCAGCTGGCTGGTCCTATAGACTTGGGTCAAATGTGCACTCTTGGAGCCTGGTTTCTTGGGTGGGCGCTTGTTGTTTTGGAGTGGGAGTGAGTAATACCCTCTCTTACTTATGTGTTTTGTGGGGGTTCAGAGGATACAAATGGCCAGGTGAGGAGGTCCTACTCACCTGGACTCCTGCTCTGTGGGCAGCAGGGTCTTGTCCTgactcttgctgctgctgctggctgggctgCTATCTGCAATGGGACCCACATGGCTGATGCTGCTGGGCAGAGGACACATGGTTAGGAGTGGGATAGTGAAATGCCTGCCCCTCCCAAACTCTGGTAAGCCCAAGGCTCTGGACACGCTCATCCAGGCTCTTCTGACGTGTGGCAACACCGAGTTGAAGGTAGAGGCTGCCCCATGTCCTGGCCTGTAGGCATCACCATCTTCTACCTAATGCATAGGAGGCTCCTCTCTCGGCTGTTGGCAGGGGGAGCAGGGAGGTATGGAAGGGCCACTGGCATGGAAAAGGGAGGAGAAGAGGCTGAGTGGGGACTGGGACTGGTAAGGAGCAGACCTGACACTGCAGGAAGGAGCCTCTGGGAACTGTTTGCAAAACCAAGAGTGCTGGGCCCGGCGGCACTCTGCCTCACTGATGGTGCTCCCACTGCCCCGTGCCAGGAAGGCAGCTCTGGCTCGTTCCCGCTCCTTCACTGTCAGAAGCCTCAACAGAGAGTTCTGGGGAAGAAGAGACAAGATCTTAGAGGTGGAGATATCTTGTAAACTGCCAGGCCATAGAGAATCCTACCTCCATTACCACCTTTGCAACCTCCCTTAGAAACTGCCCAGAGCCTTTCTGGAGGCACCAACACTTCCAGTGCAGCCCAGGGCAGATCAGTCTTCCTCACAGTTTcctcagcctgggcaccagatTATCCGTCACTGGATGGAACCTGAGCCCATTCCTGATACTGGCCCCTGCTCGGGCAGGACCCAGTGCTCCCCCACCCTGCCCAGCATGCCTCCCAGGCCCTTGTCACCCAGTATCCCAGAAACATTTGCCCCAGCTGGCCCTCACCTGGGGACGCAACTGCTGCAGAAGCAGGAGGGACTCATGGGACAAGAAGTCAGGCCACTCTATGTGGCCTCGATGTTCAGGGTCCAGGGCAGCAAACTGGCGGGCTGCCTGCTCTTCTTGCTCCTCGCTCAGGGCCCTGTCACGGTCCCCCCGCTTGGCTGCTTGGTGACGGTAGCGCAGAAAGTCCTCCAGTGTCAGGGAGCAATCTGTGGGAGGCACCCCGTGCTGGCCATCCCCATCCTTCTTCAGCCTTAGGGCACTTCCATCACCTCCAGGGCACCCTTGGGGCCCCTACACCCACAGCTCTTGCTGAGTCTCTGCACCTATGGCCAGGGTTACCCAGGCTGTGACAGGGGATGGGTGACTCTGCTGGCCAACAACTCAGGAACAAGGACCCATTTACCCTCTACCCACTGAATACGGAACACTCCTTTCATGGTTCATCCTAGAAAGCATGAAGGAGAAATCTGCCCGGCCCCTCTCCATCCAAGTAGCACCACCCAACCTTACCAGGGATGACTTTACACCGCTGAAAGGTCTCCGTGAGGCTGTACATTTCTTCCTCAGTCAGCAGCAAGTTGATGTTGTCCTGAAAATAAGGAAGAGCTGAGTCGGGGGCCATACAGGCCAGTAAGAAAGGCCAGGGTCAAGGAGGCTAGAAATAGAATTTCAGCTGGAAAGCAATTCCAGGATCATCTAATCCCAGCCTCCTATTCACAATCAATGAGAGTGAGGCCCCAGAGAGGGGAAAGGACTTGGCCAGAGTTGTCTTTACTCTGGGGCAGAATCTTCCCCAGAACCCAGATGCCCTGACTCCAGCACTGAGTTCCTTCACTAAAACAGTGGTTGTCTCCTCTGAGCTAACCTGGGGATTTCTTGGAAGTGCCTTAGGAAGCTGCTGCACGGAATGAGGGCTATTGAGTAGGCAGGTTGTGAATCCCTGTCTCCATCAACCAGAGTGGCTCCATCTCCATCCCTTTTATCTACTTGGCTTCTGTGTTAGGCTGTGCTAAAAATGCATTTTAGTTCAAAAAAAGTTTAATCCTAGCTCTGCTCCAAGTGGTGCTGGCCCACTTGGATACAAAGTGGGTTGTATCACTTTAAATAACTCCAGAATGGTTTTAAAAGATGCCATCATTATAAGGCTCCTAAAGCCAAATGCGTGTTTTTGTGGTGCCACAGAAATTTTCATTCCAAAGGAGCACTGATATGTTATTTTGTTGACTTAACCATACAGTCTTCAAACTATCAAAGACCCTTTCTAGTATAAGGTTACTTTCTTCCTCTGAAATACCAGCAAAGTACAAGAGCAGATATTTCATGAGTATTCATATGTGGATCTCATAAAGAACTCAaaccattctttttcttccataacactttttaaaaactaatatataatagttgtatttttctttcaaaccATACTTTCAGCAAACACCTACTGAGCACCTAGTATATACTGGGTGCCACAGTggtgtgtaacactgtgagatgtgTTCAGTGTGGCTGGGGCTTggagtacgtgtgtgtgtgtgtgtgtgtgtgagagggaaggaggaggcctACTATGAAGTACCTCCAGTACCCTTTATCGAGCCCCTCAAATTAGGCCTTTATTCTGAGGGCAAAAGGGAGCCACCACAGGGTTTTCAAGTGGGGAGTGCTGTGGTCAgatctctggctgctgtgtggaagaTGGATTAGAGGGGCAGAGTCTGGAGGTGTGGAGAGCAGTTGAGGGCTGCTGCAACAGTCCAGGCAAGAAATGATGAGCAGCTAAACTGAGACATGAAAatgaagaagggaagagagagttCAGAGATATTATAGGCGGCATCAACAGGACCTGATGACTCACTGGATGTGAGGCGTGAGGGAGAATGAACTGGGATTAGTAACTGGGGCATGGTATTACTATTCACAGAGATGAGGAGTGGAGGAAGAGCAGGTTTGGGGACAAAGATGAGTTCATTTTGGGGCATGATGAGTGTGAAGTACTTGTGAGATATCAAGGTGAATAAGTGCAAGAGACAGGAAATTTAGGTCTGGACACACAAATATAGGAGTCATTAGTGTTTAGATGATGGCTGTCGATGAAGTCACCCAAAGAGGGCGCAGTGAGCAAAGAAGAGTATTAAACAACAGAACCCTGAGAAACACAGGACTGAGACAAGAAACTAACAAAGGGCATCGAGAAAGAATGTCAGAGACTAAGACTGGAAGAGAATCAGTAGAGAAGAGGGTACTGGATACCAAGCAAAGACAGCTGCAGAATGTGGGAGGTAATGTTAATGGTGGTTACATGACTGAGGTGGGATTTTATTGACTTTCTACTTTCTCTCATTTCCATATCTTATGCAATAATTCTCACAAAAATACTAAATcctaaaggaaagagagaggaataaaGAAGTAATAAATACTTCAGAGAGATCAAGTAAGAAGATGCCTCAGAAAAGGTCAGTGGACTTGACAATTAGGAGGTGACTGGTGACTTTAGGAAGGGACAATTCTGCAGAATGATGGATGCAGATGTCAGATTAGATTATAGGTGGTTGAAGAACCATAGGAGATGATGAAATTCTTTTAAGAAGTTTGGctgtgggccaggtgcaatggcttgtgcctgtagtcccagctactgaggaagctgaggcaggaggattgcttaggtCTAGgtgttcgaggctgcagtgttacgatcgcaccattgcacttcagccaggTGACACCATGAGACCctgtcaaataaaaagaaaaaaaaagaaaaaaaagcagcagcttcGTTGGCtgtgaagggaaggaaagaaaggagaggtaCTTGGAAGGAGGCTTTGTAAAAAGCCCAGTAGACCATGGTGGCAATGATGGTAGGACTGTGTCAGGAATCTGGGGAGGGAGCAGTGTGTTCCTGGAGGTTAGGGAGGTGACCCCTTCACCCCAGGCCTGTGGCAGCAGTACATCGCAAAACAGAGTGGCTGAGATGAAAGGCTGGCATCTGGAAGGGGCGACAGGCACTAGAGAAGGTCACTGGTACAGCAGGGTCTGCTGCAGTGTACTCCAGGGGGACAGGTGTTTAAGCAGCTGAAAATAACTCTTCCATAACAAGCCACAGAGGAAGAGATATTTGTTAGAAAGTGGCACATCTCTGCTTTCGTCTAAGCAGCAGGAAGAAGAGGGGGATCAGCAGGTGCTCCTCACTCTGAAATCAATAAACAATGACGATATCTGCAAGACAACAGATCCATAAGGCAAGACTTGAACTCTATTCAGGTGTAGTGAGAAATGGATATAAATCTGGCTTTCAATGGAAACCTTAGACTCCGTCCTTCATTAAAAGTTAGAAGGCATTTATATATAATCTGCGAAGTTCTGAATCAATAGAGCTTTGTCATTTAATTCACATAATAACCACTTCAAAGAGGAAACGCCAATGCTTATGAGTCAGGTGGCAGGCTGAGTGAGGATCTGAGGCCTAGGAAGTTTTCCTGTGATAGAATCTACCCCTACTGGAAGCAGCTAGTTAGGATTTCAGGTTAGTCTTCAGATGGATACGGTGAATGACAACTATAGACTATTAGAGAAAGAACTGCTCCAAGCAGAATTACTTTTGAGTAATTAGGCCCCAGTCAATCTCCTAGCTCAGAGGTTCTCTACCGGGGGTGATTTTGCTACCTTCACACTGAGATgtatgctactggcatctaggggattgaggccaggggtgctgctaaatatcctacaatgcactTGGCCCCCCAAACAAATAACTAACCAGCCCAAAATgtactgaggttgagaaaccccaTCCTAGCTCTAGGTCTCTTGTATGTACCattggaaaattcttttttttttttttttgagatggagtctctgtcaccagactggagtgcagtgacacgatttcagctcactgcaacctctgcctcccaggtataagtgattctcctgcctcagcctcccgagtagctgcgactacaggcatgtgctaccaggcccagctaatttttgtatttctagtagagatggggtttcaccatgttggccaggatggtctcaatctcttgaccacgtgatcctcccgtcttggtctcccaaagtgctgggattacaggcgtgagccaccatgcccagcccattggAAAATTCTTTAGGTCACTGCCTAAAATCAAATGTTCTAAGACTGGGCCTCCAGGAAAAGTGCCAAGTCCTCTGCTGTCCCTGCAGTCCAGACTTACACAGTAGTGGCAGCTCCAGCCTGTTTCCGTGTGGGCCATCTCCATCACCTCCGCTGTACTGTCTCCTTGGATGTAGCCCATGCGGCGCAGGCAGCCATCATGGAAAACCCTGGTGCAGACCCTGCACGGGAAGAGGCTCTCAGCTGTCCAGACCTCGCAAACATCACACATCTCATCGTTGACAACCTGCAGAAAGATGGCAGGAGGAAATAGGGATGTGAAAGCATAGGCAGCAAGATTCCAAGGCCACGAAGCACAGAGCTACCTGCATGGGGCTGAGCCTTCCCAGATTAGCCTAGAGGAACAGCTCCAACTGAAGCCATTGTTGAGGTTTTCTTTCTGGAGGACAAGAACCAGGAGGTCCTTCCAGTTGCTCATGCCTTTGTGACCATGTTTATGAACAGGGAGCTACTGGCACTTTTAGAAAGAACAATCTGTTGTGAGAGATTGTTCCAGGCATTGCAGGACATTTATCATCCCTGCTTTTCTTGGTACCAAACACCAGTAGCCACCTGGTGTTGTGACCTCCCCAAACTCCTCCCTCCCAAATTTCCTAATGCCTCCTACAGAGGGTAGTGCTATCCATGGTTGAAAACCCATAGCAGCGGGGAAGAGGGGGAGAGTCGACAGAATACCTGCCATAGCATCATTCTTTATCATCCACTGCCCCAAGCCTTTAACTAAGATGAATCCAGGATAtaacaaacattttattcttatagAAGAAATTCAAAGATTGTTTTGGACTCAGCTCCATTTTTCCAGCTTTGAGGATCACCTTATCCACATCCATTTTTCCTGTCCTGCTCCCTGATGCGCTAAGGCTTGAGGATCCTGTCCTAACTGGATACTCACAGGCCCCCTGATACGCTAAGACTTGAGGATCCTGTCCTAACTGGATACTCACAGGCTCTCTGGGCTCCAGGCAGATTTCTGGAGGCTTGTCATCATCCAGCTTCCGGGTGGGGCGGATGAAGGCAGGAGGCGTGAATCGGCTGGTCCTGTCAAACTCCTCAGGCTCCACGCCGCGCCCATCTCGGAGCCGCTCCCAGGCTGCACGGCCGGCACTTCTCTCTTCCTGGACCACCGAGGTTCCTGCTTCTGCTTCTTTGTCCTCCTGCACCTCCTGGACGGAGCCCTCTACAGTGCCACGGCGGGACCCTGGCAGCTCACCTGTGCGTCGGATGGAAGGCCTGTCCCGCAGCCCATCCTTGAAGGCAGACACAGCCAGACTCACCTTCTGCACCTGCTCCACTGTCTGCCGCTTGGACATCAACACCCCCATGGCTCTGTGGACAAAAAGCAGAGGGGCACAAATTCAGCCAATGGCTGAGGATGTCAGGCCAATCAGTTTCAACCTAAGTGGCAAGTGCTATTAAACAGTTTCTCCCTCTTCTAGAACATGGTGGGGGTGGAGACAGCACGTTAAGGATCAGAAGATGTTGGTTCTACTTCTTtcctaaattttatgtatttatgtatttattttatttatttatttattaaagatgaggtcttactatgttgcccaggctgttcttggaCTCCTGGGCGTTAGTGATTCCCttggttcagcctcctgagtagctgggatcacaggcctacCACCTTGCCTGAATGACTTTGGTTCAATTTCTGACAAGCCTTGCAACTTTGGTTTTCCCATCTATGGAATGAGGGCTATCTCCCCAGCCCACTTCACAGGGATGTTACAAGGATAATGTAAGAAAATGGGCTTAAGGGTGCTTCATAGACTGGAAAGCACTCTATGTGCATGAAATGATATCTGTCTCCCTTCCTGTCCTAAAACCAATTTAGTCCAGGGGTCCTACACTTCTGCTACTTCTAAATGGTTGGAGACTTCAGAATCCAAATTTCTCCTCTACCCTGCAGGAAGACTCAAGGCTTAAAGCAAGCTGGTAGCAACACAGTTCAGGCCTTTTGACACAAGAAAAGCTCCTTCAGTAAGTACCATGAACAATCCATCTGGGGCTAATCCTCATCAAATGCCTACTTTTTAAGTCAATAAACTCCTAGTTTTAGAGGATTCCTTGAATTAGTCAGTAAGGGAACTCTGCCACCCATATCCATATGGTCAAGGTCACACAAACACTCCTTTGCCCCCTCTCATTAGTAACTGTGCCTCTTTGTGGGTCTGTTTATCTATTACAGACACTGGTCTATTACAAAGCTCTAAGGTACCTCTCACACTTCTAAGGTAAGGCTGCACCAATGTCACTCCCATATTTTCTGCTTTAATTCTTCTGAACTGTTCAAGAAGGGTCCATATCCTTTACAGGTTAAAAAGTAACATCATCCCTGCTCTTCTCTGCAGTACCAGAGCACAGCATTGGACAGTGAGGGCATGACAGGGCACATTGCAAAGCTGGTCTGCTATTTCCTAGCCTGAGGAGACTTTGTAGAAGTCAGCTGGGGAATGCTTTTTCTAAGTAAAGTGGAGCAGAGTCCATTTTAGCCTTGCTCTCAATCCATTCTAATCAAGGCTTATTGAACAGTATTATGTGCAAGGCACTAACTGCTCATCATAGGAAACAGAAGACAGGAGAACAGTCTCACCACTCAAGCTACTTAATATTAGAAACCAAAGAAGTTAAAGTGCTGAGAGTACCTAAAGGACGCCGAGACCCACCACACTGCTGGTGGACCAAGTGGACCCTGAAGGATGCATAGGCGGTTATGCTCAGTTTGTTTGGGGAAAAAGGTGACAGCAGGTAGGAGGAGAGGTAGGGCCAATTCGAAGGTTACTATTAATATCATAGTCCAGGCAAGAGGTAGAGGGTTTAAACGGAAATGATGACAGCAGGAATAATAATGACAGAGTGTATCTGTTACCATAGAAATAGAATGAGGGAAATCTAGGAATAAATTGATAATTGATTGGATGAAGAACAAAGGGAAAGAgggcagtttttttgttttgtgtttgttttgtttgtttgagacagagtctcgctctgttgcccaggctggagtgcagtgtcatgatcttggctcactgcaacctccgcctcccctgccttagcctcctgagtagctgggactacaggcgcgtaccaccacgcctggctaattttttgtatttttagtagagatggggtttcaccgtgttagccgggatggtctcgatctcctgacctcatgatccgcccgcctcagcctcccaaagtgctgggattacaggcgtgagccaccgcgcccggaaaAAGAGGGCAGTTTTAAATGGACTAACTAGAAGAATGGTAGTGCCACTTACAGAAATtggaaataaaaggtataattaAATTGGATTTTATACATGCTGAATTAAAGATGTCCCTGGAACATTCAGGTGTCATGTTACCCCCTGATTAAAACTTTCAGTGCTTCCTACAGTTTTCAGGAGAAGTCCCCACAATCAGTCTCTTTACTGTGGCCTGTGAGGCCCTGCAGGTCTGGCCTTCCTTCTTTACTCTGTGTCCCAATCATAATGGCCTTATTTCAGTCTTTATTTGCTATACTCTCTCCGTCTGGAGGAAGTTTGAACATTCCTCCCCACCTGACTACTGCCTATTCATCTACCAGAGCTTAGCTCAAGTCTCACTTCCTCGGGGAAGTCACTGCTGACTCCAGTCCAGGTCGGAGTGCTCACAGCACCATGCCCTTCTGCTCTGGGCACTTACCTTTGTCATTACATATTCAATAGGATGATTACTGATCAATGTCAGTTTCCCCATTAGACTGTTTTATCCCACACAGTCCTTATCTCCATTGCCTAGCAATGTGTTTGTTAAGCATCTAACAGAATAGattctttataataaacattttccaaTTAGCTAATTAATTGTGGAGaattctttttgctttaaaaaatgaaatcttaataCATGTACTATCTGATGACAGCCCCATCTTCTTTTCGGAAACACTGCTTGTATGTGCCACAGTGATGTGAACTCCTACCCTGCTCAGGTGCTTGCCTTGCCACTACTGCTACCAAGGAAATTAATATTCTTGAATTTATAAACTGATTGACAGAAGAGGAAAGAACCACCTCCCTGACTccatttataaatttgtttgtaaAACTGAAGTATGTGACTAAGGAACATTGACTTTAAA is a window encoding:
- the PHF24 gene encoding PHD finger protein 24 isoform X2 → MGVLMSKRQTVEQVQKVSLAVSAFKDGLRDRPSIRRTGELPGSRRGTVEGSVQEVQEDKEAEAGTSVVQEERSAGRAAWERLRDGRGVEPEEFDRTSRFTPPAFIRPTRKLDDDKPPEICLEPREPVVNDEMCDVCEVWTAESLFPCRVCTRVFHDGCLRRMGYIQGDSTAEVMEMAHTETGWSCHYCDNINLLLTEEEMYSLTETFQRCKVIPDCSLTLEDFLRYRHQAAKRGDRDRALSEEQEEQAARQFAALDPEHRGHIEWPDFLSHESLLLLQQLRPQNSLLRLLTVKERERARAAFLARGSGSTISEAECRRAQHSWFCKQFPEAPSCSVSISHVGPIADSSPASSSSKSQDKTLLPTEQESRFVDWPTFLQENVLYILAARPNSAAIHLKPPG
- the PHF24 gene encoding PHD finger protein 24 isoform X1, which translates into the protein MGVLMSKRQTVEQVQKVSLAVSAFKDGLRDRPSIRRTGELPGSRRGTVEGSVQEVQEDKEAEAGTSVVQEERSAGRAAWERLRDGRGVEPEEFDRTSRFTPPAFIRPTRKLDDDKPPEICLEPREPVVNDEMCDVCEVWTAESLFPCRVCTRVFHDGCLRRMGYIQGDSTAEVMEMAHTETGWSCHYCDNINLLLTEEEMYSLTETFQRCKVIPDCSLTLEDFLRYRHQAAKRGDRDRALSEEQEEQAARQFAALDPEHRGHIEWPDFLSHESLLLLQQLRPQNSLLRLLTVKERERARAAFLARGSGSTISEAECRRAQHSWFCKQFPEAPSCSVSSISHVGPIADSSPASSSSKSQDKTLLPTEQESRFVDWPTFLQENVLYILAARPNSAAIHLKPPG